Part of the Kitasatospora sp. NBC_01266 genome, ACCGGCCAGCCGCGCTGCAGGCGCTGCCCCGGTGGGAGCCTCGGGTCAGACTGCCGCGGTGGTTCTTGTTCGGACTGACCCATGGCTCCATGGTGACAGACGGCGGGCGGCTCGAGCCGCGCGCCCCTCAGTACGGTCGCACTCCCCCACCAACCAGGACAATCAGCCGGAAAACGGCTAATCCGACACATTGGGGAGTGAGTGTGAACTTACTGGAAATACCTCCCATAGCGGTGCCACGATGCGTCCAGCCGTTTCCCGAGCGAGGCAGGAAGGCACCGCCATGAAAGGCGACCCCGAGGTCATCGAGTTCCTCAACGAGCAGCTCACCGCCGAGCTGACCGCGATCAACCAGTACTTCCTGCACGCGAAGATGCAGGAGAACTTCGGCTGGACGAAGCTCGCCAAGTACACCCGGCACGAGTCGTTCGACGAGATGAAGCACGCCGAGATCCTGACCGACCGGATCCTCTTCCTCGACGGCCTGCCCAACTACCAGCGGCTCTTCCACGTCCGGATCGGCCAGACGGTCAAGGAGATGTTCGAGGCCGACCGGCAGGTCGAGGTCGAGGCGATCGACCGGCTGCGGCGGGGCATCGTGGTGATGCGGGCCAAGAACGACGTCACCTCGGCCAACATCTTCGAGGCCATCCTGGCCGACGAGGAGCACCACATCGACTATCTGGACACCCAGCTCGAACTGGTGGAGAAGCTCGGCGAGGCGCTCTACATCGCCCAGCTGATCGAGCAGCCGGAGAGCTAGCCGGCCGCGCGTGCCACCGCGGGTCCGGGCTCAGCGCGCGTTCAGGCGGTGCGGAGCAGCTCGATCGGCTGGTTGGCCGGCAGTTCGGCCTCGGGGTCGGCCAGCCCCAGCTTGGCGGCCAGCCGGGCCGTCGGGCACGGGCGACCGCCGTGCTCGCCGAGCAGCGCCTGGATCCGCCGCACGCAGGAGCCGCAGTCGGTGCCGGCCTTGCAGCCCTGGGCTATCTGCCGCGGGGAGTTGGCACCGCTGTCGATCGCCCGCTTCACCTGGTCCTCGGTGACCGCATGGCACATGCACACGTACATCGCGGTCTCTCCCGGGTCTCGGTGCCTCTGAGCTAAGCCTTACCTTACCCGGCCTCCCCGGCGCAGAAAAAGGCCCTGCCCCCCGAGGGGAGCAGGGCCTTCGTCACACGGGGACTCAGTGGCCCCGGTACATCTCCGCGACCAGGAACGCCAGGTCCAGCGACTGGCTGCGGTTGAGCCGCGGGTCGCAGGCCGTCTCGTAGCGCTGGTGCAGGTCGTCGACCAGCACCTCGTCGCCGCCGCCGACGCACTCGGTGACGTCGTCGCCGGTCAACTCCACGTGGATGCCGCCCGGGTGGGTGCCCAGCGCGCGGTGCACCTCGAAGAAGCCCTTGACCTCGTCCAGCACGTCGTCGAAGCGGCGGGTCTTGTGCCCGGTCCCGGCCTCGAAGGTGTTGCCGTGCATCGGGTCGCAGATCCAGACCGGCTGGGCGCCGGAGGCCGTGACCTTCTCCACCAGGGCGGGCAGCTGGTCGCGGATCTTGCCCGCGCCCATCCGGGTGATGAAGGTGAGCCGGCCCGGCTCGCGCTCGGGGTCGAGCCGCTCGATCAGGGTGAGTGCCTCGTCCACCGTGGTGGTCGGGCCGAGCTTGACGCCGATCGGGTTGCGGATCTGCGCGGCGAACTCGATGTGCGCGCCGTCCAGCTGCCGGGTCCGCTCGCCGATCCAGACCATGTGGCCGGAGACGTCGTAGAGGTCACCGGTGCGCGAGTCGACCCGGGTGAGCGCGGTCTCGTAGTCGAGCACCAGCGCCTCGTGCGAGGAGTAGAACTCGACGGTCTTGAACTCCTCCGGCGCGACCCCGCAGGCCTGCATGAAGCTCAGCGCGTTGTCGATCTCCTTGGCCAGCCGCTCGTAGCGCTGGCCGGCCGGCGAGTTGCGCACGAAGTCCTGGTTCCAGGCGTGCACCTGGCGCAGGTCCGCGTAACCACCGGTGGTGAAGGCGCGCACCAGGTTGAGCGTGGCGGCGGAGGCGTTGTACATCCGCTTCAGGCGCTCGGGGTCGGGGCGGCGGGACTCGGGGGTGAACTCGAAGCCGTTCACCGAGTCACCGCGGTAGACCGGCAGGGTGACCCCGTCGCGGGTCTCGGTCGGCTTGGAGCGCGGCTTGGAGTACTGCCCGGCGATCCGGCCCACCTTGACCACCGGAACCGAGGCGGCGTACGTGAGCACGGCCGCCATCTGCAGCAGCGTCTTGAGCTTGTTGCGGATCTGCTC contains:
- a CDS encoding class II 3-deoxy-7-phosphoheptulonate synthase, translated to MTVTNHHSWQSLPAAQQPDWPDREALRTALADLASYPPLVFAGECDQLRARLGAVARGEAFLLQGGDCAEAFDGVSAEQIRNKLKTLLQMAAVLTYAASVPVVKVGRIAGQYSKPRSKPTETRDGVTLPVYRGDSVNGFEFTPESRRPDPERLKRMYNASAATLNLVRAFTTGGYADLRQVHAWNQDFVRNSPAGQRYERLAKEIDNALSFMQACGVAPEEFKTVEFYSSHEALVLDYETALTRVDSRTGDLYDVSGHMVWIGERTRQLDGAHIEFAAQIRNPIGVKLGPTTTVDEALTLIERLDPEREPGRLTFITRMGAGKIRDQLPALVEKVTASGAQPVWICDPMHGNTFEAGTGHKTRRFDDVLDEVKGFFEVHRALGTHPGGIHVELTGDDVTECVGGGDEVLVDDLHQRYETACDPRLNRSQSLDLAFLVAEMYRGH
- a CDS encoding (2Fe-2S)-binding protein, whose product is MYVCMCHAVTEDQVKRAIDSGANSPRQIAQGCKAGTDCGSCVRRIQALLGEHGGRPCPTARLAAKLGLADPEAELPANQPIELLRTA
- the bfr gene encoding bacterioferritin; translated protein: MKGDPEVIEFLNEQLTAELTAINQYFLHAKMQENFGWTKLAKYTRHESFDEMKHAEILTDRILFLDGLPNYQRLFHVRIGQTVKEMFEADRQVEVEAIDRLRRGIVVMRAKNDVTSANIFEAILADEEHHIDYLDTQLELVEKLGEALYIAQLIEQPES